The proteins below come from a single Dinghuibacter silviterrae genomic window:
- a CDS encoding DUF3857 domain-containing protein, producing the protein MASCKQYIRWALLGLTGWGSVRAQSLEELRARYPGDNAVILDYQSDTRFFMDAGVPKAETKITEKLMILDDKANGLFNKYEVYHGDFTTVDHLDAYTDVPGGKRLRVAGVKTENAEDRDVFYDDIKRTVFDFPSLSQGAIAYVSYTETQKELHLFSPFYFIRYIPVVHETYHVTYPSDMEVRYDVRNDPGSLVHVSKEKHGLTFTADNVKPETSFADAPPPAWYEPHVIVRLGAYKDEAGQRVSFLDSLKDLYAWDYGFIGRMDSISDGQLRLLVDSLTQGLTTPEAKAASIYHWVQHHIRYVAFEDGLEGFIPRPAALVCNRRFGDCKDMASLLTALLRMAGLQAYFTWIGTRDIPYDHTDLPLPLCDNHMISTFRSGDRWIFLDGTDPNCIFGYPSAFIQGKQALVALSPDAYKTLRVPVVGADSSLVTDSTFIAWTGSGLKGSSSVYYKGYYGSDVCDHLLFKDTSDARDYVKYRMGKGSNKFILNDYAIRYLDDTRKLVNIQAGFDIPGYGKTIGSELYINLNLEKFFTGSTIIDTSLRKVPMARDYESVIDQFTVFDIPQGYELSYLPKDFAYSDDNMDFSIRYTQKTGQVICRQTYSDKTLLMESKDFPRWNGAVKQILNHYKEQLVFVKKNGL; encoded by the coding sequence ATGGCGTCTTGCAAGCAATATATTAGGTGGGCGCTTCTGGGGCTGACAGGGTGGGGGAGCGTCCGCGCCCAAAGCCTGGAAGAGCTCCGGGCCCGTTACCCGGGGGACAACGCCGTGATCCTGGACTATCAAAGCGACACCCGTTTTTTTATGGACGCGGGCGTGCCCAAGGCCGAAACGAAGATCACGGAAAAGCTGATGATCCTGGACGACAAGGCCAACGGTCTGTTTAACAAATACGAGGTATACCACGGGGACTTTACGACCGTCGACCACCTGGACGCGTATACGGACGTGCCCGGCGGCAAGCGGTTACGCGTGGCCGGTGTAAAGACCGAAAATGCGGAAGACCGGGACGTATTTTACGACGACATCAAACGGACCGTCTTTGACTTCCCCTCTTTGTCCCAGGGGGCCATCGCCTACGTCAGCTATACGGAGACGCAAAAGGAGCTCCACCTGTTCTCGCCCTTTTATTTCATCCGCTATATCCCGGTGGTCCACGAGACCTATCACGTGACCTACCCCTCCGATATGGAAGTGCGGTACGACGTCCGGAACGACCCCGGCAGCCTGGTCCACGTGTCCAAAGAAAAACACGGCCTGACGTTCACGGCGGACAACGTCAAACCCGAAACGTCTTTTGCCGATGCCCCCCCGCCCGCCTGGTACGAACCCCACGTCATCGTGCGGCTGGGTGCGTACAAGGACGAGGCGGGTCAGCGCGTCTCCTTTCTGGACAGCCTGAAGGACCTGTATGCGTGGGACTATGGTTTTATCGGCCGCATGGACAGTATCAGCGACGGCCAGCTTCGTCTCCTGGTGGACAGCCTGACGCAAGGGTTGACCACCCCCGAAGCCAAGGCCGCGTCCATTTATCACTGGGTCCAGCACCACATTCGTTACGTGGCCTTCGAGGACGGCCTGGAAGGGTTTATCCCCCGGCCCGCGGCCCTGGTGTGTAACCGGCGTTTCGGGGACTGCAAGGATATGGCGAGCCTGCTCACGGCCTTGCTGCGGATGGCGGGGCTACAGGCGTATTTTACCTGGATCGGGACCCGGGACATTCCCTACGACCATACCGACCTGCCCCTGCCGCTTTGCGACAACCACATGATCTCCACGTTCCGGTCCGGGGACCGGTGGATCTTTTTAGACGGTACGGACCCCAATTGTATTTTTGGCTACCCCAGCGCTTTTATCCAGGGCAAACAGGCGCTGGTGGCGTTGTCGCCCGATGCATACAAAACCCTGCGCGTGCCCGTGGTGGGGGCGGATTCGAGCCTGGTGACCGACAGCACCTTTATCGCCTGGACCGGGAGCGGGCTAAAGGGCAGCAGCAGCGTGTACTACAAGGGCTACTACGGTTCCGACGTCTGCGACCATCTTTTGTTCAAAGACACCAGCGACGCCCGGGACTACGTCAAGTACCGCATGGGCAAGGGCAGCAACAAATTTATCCTGAATGACTATGCCATCCGCTATTTGGACGACACAAGGAAGCTGGTGAATATCCAGGCGGGGTTTGACATTCCCGGGTATGGGAAAACGATCGGCTCCGAGTTGTACATCAACCTCAACCTGGAAAAGTTCTTTACCGGGTCGACGATCATCGATACGTCCTTGCGCAAGGTGCCCATGGCCAGGGATTACGAGTCCGTCATCGACCAGTTCACCGTTTTCGATATCCCGCAGGGGTACGAGCTCAGCTACCTCCCCAAGGACTTTGCCTACAGCGACGACAACATGGACTTTAGCATCCGGTATACCCAAAAGACGGGGCAGGTCATCTGCCGCCAGACCTATTCCGACAAAACCCTGCTGATGGAATCGAAAGACTTCCCCCGCTGGAACGGGGCCGTCAAGCAGATCCTCAATCACTATAAAGAACAACTCGTCTTTGTCAAAAAGAACGGTCTATGA
- a CDS encoding DUF3857 domain-containing protein — translation MRTVFVAASLSIASACAAQTFDYTTPVSWPDHPQLHTVPPAFGEASAVTILDERSTEFRKDGNEFAVFEAFHKIVHIRDDKGIEMFNKMYLPIREGSEVTNIRARTILSSGKVIDVTPDKIKSTEEDGAQYRQFAMDGVEKGSEVEYYYEEKRPFYLFGSEFFQSGEVPCLRARYLLISPAGMKFSAKGYNGFAVSPDSVIGDKRVIAGAEDNIRDLPEEKYSFRDQYLARVDFKLSYNMGNAASVRLYTWKDLGKRAYDFYTTRTDKDDKALDGFIGKIPAAPDTSLGGRISYLEDYVKTHIDIDKKLTGSGGDLLPQILNTHTANDEGVIRLFAALFDKMGIPFELVLASDRGGIPLDPELEDWDRAENVLLFFPGTGAYLDPTQDATRYPLIRPTMAGGRGLFLKTLSLGSYTTALATFGMVPIAPWDSSGLNMEADLRFSTGLDTLLVHGRQIMTGYGAAEYRPIYTFLPKDKQDEANKDIVKSIGNSADVSNINVSHSAMTEAFHNTPLVIEADIRCPDLIENAGSRLLVKIGEVIGTQTEMYQERPRQLPAEMPFPHEENRTITLHVPDGYTVRNLKDLAMDVSFPNMGFTSTYAQNGSDVTVSIRETYKSIRYPLEEFEHFKKVINASADFNKVVLVLEKP, via the coding sequence ATGAGAACTGTTTTTGTTGCTGCCTCCCTCAGCATCGCTTCCGCCTGCGCCGCCCAGACCTTTGACTATACCACGCCCGTCAGCTGGCCGGATCATCCGCAGCTCCACACCGTTCCCCCGGCTTTCGGGGAAGCCAGCGCGGTGACCATCCTCGACGAACGCTCCACCGAATTCCGGAAGGACGGGAACGAATTTGCCGTGTTCGAGGCCTTTCACAAGATCGTCCACATCCGGGACGACAAGGGGATCGAGATGTTCAACAAGATGTACCTCCCCATCCGGGAAGGCAGCGAGGTCACCAACATCCGGGCCCGGACCATCCTTTCTTCCGGAAAGGTCATCGACGTAACGCCGGACAAGATCAAGTCCACGGAAGAGGACGGCGCCCAGTACCGCCAGTTCGCCATGGACGGGGTGGAGAAGGGCTCGGAAGTAGAATATTATTACGAGGAGAAAAGGCCCTTTTACCTCTTTGGTTCGGAGTTCTTTCAAAGCGGGGAGGTGCCCTGCCTCCGGGCCCGTTACCTGCTCATCAGCCCCGCCGGTATGAAGTTTAGCGCCAAAGGCTACAACGGCTTTGCCGTGAGCCCGGACAGCGTCATCGGCGACAAACGCGTCATCGCCGGCGCCGAGGACAACATCAGGGATTTGCCCGAGGAGAAATATTCGTTCCGTGACCAATACCTCGCCCGGGTAGACTTCAAGCTCAGCTACAATATGGGGAACGCCGCCAGCGTCCGTTTGTATACCTGGAAAGACCTCGGCAAACGCGCCTACGACTTTTACACGACCCGGACCGACAAGGACGACAAGGCCCTGGACGGCTTTATCGGCAAAATTCCCGCGGCCCCGGACACGTCCCTGGGCGGCCGCATCAGCTATCTGGAGGACTACGTCAAGACCCACATCGATATCGATAAAAAGCTCACCGGTTCCGGGGGCGACCTGTTGCCCCAGATCCTGAACACCCATACGGCCAACGACGAGGGTGTCATCCGCTTGTTTGCCGCGCTTTTTGACAAAATGGGCATCCCCTTCGAACTGGTGCTTGCCAGCGACCGCGGCGGCATTCCCCTGGATCCGGAGCTCGAAGACTGGGACCGGGCCGAGAACGTGTTGCTGTTTTTCCCGGGCACCGGGGCCTATCTCGATCCCACCCAGGACGCCACGCGCTATCCCCTCATCCGGCCCACCATGGCCGGCGGCCGCGGGCTTTTTCTAAAGACCTTGTCGCTGGGTTCGTATACCACGGCCCTGGCCACCTTCGGGATGGTCCCCATTGCGCCCTGGGACTCCAGCGGTTTGAACATGGAAGCCGACCTGCGGTTTAGCACCGGCCTGGACACCCTCCTGGTCCACGGCCGCCAGATCATGACCGGTTACGGCGCCGCGGAATACCGCCCCATTTATACCTTTCTCCCCAAAGACAAACAGGACGAGGCCAACAAAGACATCGTCAAGTCCATCGGCAACAGCGCCGACGTGTCCAACATCAACGTCTCCCATTCGGCTATGACCGAGGCGTTTCACAACACACCCCTCGTCATCGAGGCGGACATCCGTTGCCCCGACCTCATCGAAAACGCCGGCAGCCGTTTGCTCGTCAAGATCGGGGAAGTCATCGGCACCCAGACTGAAATGTACCAGGAGCGCCCGCGCCAGCTCCCCGCCGAAATGCCCTTCCCGCACGAGGAAAACCGGACCATCACCCTGCACGTACCCGACGGGTATACCGTCAGGAACCTGAAGGACCTTGCCATGGATGTGTCGTTTCCCAATATGGGTTTTACGTCCACGTATGCGCAAAACGGTTCCGACGTCACGGTGTCGATCCGGGAAACGTACAAGAGCATACGCTATCCGCTGGAGGAGTTTGAGCACTTTAAAAAAGTGATAAACGCCTCCGCGGATTTTAACAAGGTGGTACTCGTACTGGAGAAACCCTAA
- a CDS encoding DUF3570 domain-containing protein yields MRRVCLTVIGMCLTIVHAFSQTKDTSAYKSRPLRLDEVNIVSSYYTQTADKSAVSGGQTGAIGNGDVTDLANGIEIKFVGWDGKGRKNNLTGGLGLDHHTAASQGYVDLNGTAKKDGSRLYPTLDWSIENTKKGTEFGIGAYYSAEHHYYHSIGLNTSWSKKNKHNGEFSAKLSGFFDNIRMIYPAELIPVDSATVTTPGDSTVYVTTASGRTEALTYSTSGTVTTVVASAPISSKTRDSYAASFGWTQVINTRMQMAFLMDLAYQNGYLGLPFHRVYFKDSATAVVEHLPSNRFKLPLGVRLNYFLGDNVILRAYYRFYVDSWGLTSHTASLEVPVKITPFFSVSPFYRYYVQTAARYFAPYQQHTAEDTYYTSNYALSAFSANFFGVGVRIAPPKGIFFKGFNTLEIRYGHYAETTDLTSDVVSVALKFR; encoded by the coding sequence ATGAGAAGGGTTTGTCTAACGGTCATCGGCATGTGCCTGACCATCGTACACGCATTTTCGCAAACAAAGGATACGAGCGCTTATAAGTCGCGGCCGCTTCGCCTCGACGAGGTCAACATCGTCTCCAGCTATTACACCCAGACCGCGGACAAATCAGCCGTCTCGGGCGGTCAGACCGGGGCCATCGGCAACGGGGACGTGACCGACCTGGCCAACGGGATCGAGATCAAATTCGTCGGCTGGGACGGAAAGGGCCGGAAAAACAACCTGACGGGCGGGCTCGGCCTGGACCACCACACCGCCGCCTCCCAGGGTTATGTCGACCTCAACGGGACGGCCAAAAAAGACGGGAGCCGTCTCTACCCCACCCTGGACTGGTCGATTGAAAACACAAAAAAAGGCACGGAGTTTGGCATAGGCGCCTATTACTCCGCCGAGCACCACTACTACCACTCCATCGGGTTAAACACGTCCTGGTCCAAAAAGAACAAACACAACGGCGAGTTCAGCGCCAAGCTGTCCGGCTTTTTTGACAACATCCGGATGATCTATCCCGCCGAGCTGATCCCGGTCGACTCCGCCACGGTCACCACGCCGGGTGACAGCACGGTATACGTCACGACCGCCAGCGGCCGGACCGAAGCCCTGACCTATTCGACCAGCGGGACCGTCACGACCGTTGTGGCCAGTGCGCCCATCTCGTCAAAGACGCGCGACTCTTATGCCGCCTCCTTTGGCTGGACCCAGGTCATCAATACGCGGATGCAGATGGCGTTCCTCATGGACCTCGCCTACCAGAACGGCTACCTCGGGCTGCCCTTCCACCGCGTCTATTTCAAAGACAGCGCGACCGCCGTCGTGGAGCACCTCCCCTCCAACCGTTTTAAACTCCCGTTGGGCGTACGCCTGAATTACTTCCTGGGCGACAACGTCATCCTACGGGCCTACTACCGCTTTTACGTGGACAGCTGGGGGCTGACGTCGCATACCGCGAGCCTGGAAGTCCCCGTCAAGATCACGCCCTTTTTCTCGGTGTCCCCCTTCTACCGCTACTATGTGCAAACGGCCGCGCGCTATTTTGCGCCCTACCAGCAGCACACCGCGGAGGACACCTACTATACCAGCAACTATGCACTCTCGGCCTTCTCCGCGAATTTCTTTGGCGTGGGCGTCCGGATCGCACCGCCAAAGGGGATTTTCTTCAAAGGGTTTAATACGCTGGAGATCCGGTATGGGCACTACGCGGAGACGACCGATCTGACGAGCGATGTGGTGTCGGTGGCCCTAAAATTTCGTTAG
- a CDS encoding DUF4266 domain-containing protein has product MHKWWLLALLFTTGCTTVKEYQKNRINDSEMTLSNRKVEKEELNFQNYREGSSGANGGKTGGGCGCN; this is encoded by the coding sequence ATGCATAAATGGTGGCTCCTGGCATTGTTATTCACCACTGGCTGTACCACGGTCAAGGAATATCAAAAAAACCGTATCAACGATTCTGAGATGACCCTCTCCAATAGAAAGGTCGAAAAAGAAGAGCTCAATTTTCAAAACTACCGCGAAGGTTCCTCCGGGGCCAACGGTGGCAAAACAGGGGGGGGCTGCGGCTGTAACTGA
- a CDS encoding FAD:protein FMN transferase, with translation MRTTFKQTQKLMGNRFELSVIAEDEAWAMARITDGVEEIRRIERLLTTFSDDSETARVNRHAGEHPVAVSEETFALIERSLRLSALTQGAFDITYGSVDKRLWNFDQTMTELPDAATVKQMVRLINYRNVLLDRSAHTVFLKEPGMRIGFGGIGKGYAAERAKQVMQASGVTDGVVNASGDLAVWGHQPDGKPFTIGIVNPNAVNHVFSTMEVTNMAVATSGNYEKYVMIGGRRYSHTINPRTGLPVTGVKSVTILCPNAELADAMATPVMIMGIRAGLDMIDQIRDMEAILIDDNDHLFTSKNIHYA, from the coding sequence ATGCGGACCACCTTTAAGCAGACCCAAAAGCTCATGGGCAACCGCTTCGAACTGAGCGTCATCGCGGAGGACGAAGCCTGGGCCATGGCGCGCATCACCGACGGTGTCGAAGAGATCCGCCGGATAGAGCGCCTGCTAACGACCTTTAGTGACGACAGCGAAACGGCGCGGGTCAACCGGCACGCGGGCGAACACCCGGTCGCCGTCAGCGAAGAGACCTTCGCCCTGATCGAACGCTCGCTCCGGCTTTCTGCGCTGACACAGGGTGCTTTCGACATCACGTACGGATCCGTAGACAAACGCCTGTGGAATTTCGACCAAACGATGACGGAGCTGCCCGACGCCGCCACGGTCAAACAGATGGTTCGTCTGATTAATTATCGGAACGTACTCCTCGACAGGTCCGCCCACACTGTATTTCTGAAAGAACCGGGCATGCGGATCGGCTTTGGGGGAATCGGTAAAGGGTATGCGGCGGAGCGCGCCAAACAGGTCATGCAAGCCAGCGGGGTCACCGACGGCGTCGTTAATGCATCGGGGGACCTCGCCGTCTGGGGGCATCAGCCGGACGGCAAACCCTTCACCATCGGGATCGTAAATCCCAACGCCGTGAACCATGTCTTTTCCACGATGGAGGTCACGAACATGGCGGTAGCCACGTCGGGGAACTACGAGAAATACGTGATGATCGGCGGGCGCAGGTATTCCCACACCATCAACCCGCGGACGGGTCTGCCGGTGACGGGTGTCAAAAGCGTAACGATCCTTTGTCCCAACGCGGAGCTGGCCGACGCCATGGCCACGCCCGTCATGATCATGGGCATCCGGGCGGGTCTCGACATGATCGACCAGATCCGCGACATGGAAGCGATTTTGATCGACGACAACGATCATCTTTTTACCTCCAAAAACATACATTATGCATAA
- a CDS encoding thioredoxin family protein, whose protein sequence is MMNIFYALILLATWHYDLDEAKQLAQKEHKHILLNFSGSDWCGPCIVLRQEVLDNPAFQQMADTTLVLVNADFPRKKKDQLPARQQAINSALADKYNPDGHFPLTLLLDADGKVVYTWDGNPGLSAAAFATEVKKRADADHL, encoded by the coding sequence ATGATGAACATTTTCTACGCCCTTATCCTGCTCGCCACCTGGCACTATGACCTGGACGAGGCCAAACAACTGGCTCAGAAAGAGCACAAACACATCCTCCTGAATTTTTCCGGGTCCGACTGGTGCGGCCCCTGCATCGTTCTTCGCCAGGAAGTCCTGGACAATCCTGCGTTCCAGCAAATGGCGGACACGACGCTCGTGCTCGTCAACGCCGATTTTCCCCGCAAAAAAAAGGACCAGTTGCCCGCCCGCCAGCAGGCCATCAACAGCGCCCTTGCGGACAAGTATAACCCCGACGGTCACTTCCCCCTGACCCTGCTGCTGGATGCCGATGGCAAGGTCGTATATACCTGGGACGGGAACCCCGGCCTGAGCGCCGCCGCCTTTGCCACCGAAGTGAAAAAGCGGGCCGATGCGGACCACCTTTAA
- a CDS encoding MGH1-like glycoside hydrolase domain-containing protein: MNQERERLRHGVWKKWGPYVSDRQWGTVREDYSENGDAWHYSTHDMARSKAYRWGEEGIGGISDDRQQLCFSLALWNHKDPILKEIFYGLANKEGNHGEDVKELYYYLDSTPTHSYMKMLYKYPQAPYPYQKLKDTNARRTREEPEYELMDTGVFDHDAYFDVFIEYAKAGPEDILVRITAHNRGRRAASLDLLPTLWFRNTWSWEEHSYKPGMGLGNGGIAVVHKDVGVKTCFFEEGGEALFCNNETNPHRLFGNDTPESFYKDGVHEHVVHGLPTVDPRRMGTKAALRYALYIPGRKSRTIRLRLSPRDLEAGAYDAFADFDEVFAARIREADDFYADLQQRVADEDHRLIQRQALGGILWNKQFYYYNVQQWLAGDPAKPKPPESRLSGRNYDWKHLHNDDIISMPDKWEYPWYANWDLAFQCVTLALVDLDFAQHQLELLTKDWYIHPNGKMPAYEWSFNDANPPVFAWATWEVYRMGKEAGGGRGDREFLEGMFHKLLVNFTWWVNRKDTRGHNIFEGGFLGLDNIGVFDRSMVLEDGILEQADATSWMTLFALNMLRISIELSHANKRYLDMSSKFFSHFLYMAGAIDIMGDGMSSLWDREDRFFYDQVRRFDMSTVRLKVRSMVGLIPLFAVDVIDRRALNSEPEFLRHVDWFLENRPDLLALVTRWAGEAFEDRHLLSLVRDRRLKSVLRRMLDEGEFLSPSGIRSLSKAHEEEPYLYAHTDRTFGVRYLPGESDNDMYGGNSNWRGPVWMPVNYMLVRSLHRFKDFYGDRLRVPHPTGSGEYHDLGEVARDLSLRLIGLFARDASGRRKVFGRREKFQTDPHFKDYILFHEYFHGETGEGLGASHQTGWTALVANLIQMHWDI; encoded by the coding sequence ATGAACCAGGAGCGCGAAAGGCTAAGGCACGGCGTTTGGAAAAAATGGGGGCCCTATGTATCGGACAGGCAATGGGGGACCGTTCGCGAAGACTATAGCGAGAATGGAGACGCCTGGCATTACTCCACCCACGACATGGCCCGGAGCAAGGCCTATCGGTGGGGTGAGGAGGGCATCGGGGGTATTTCGGACGACCGGCAGCAATTGTGCTTTTCGTTGGCGCTTTGGAACCACAAGGATCCGATCCTGAAGGAAATCTTTTACGGCCTGGCCAACAAGGAGGGCAACCACGGGGAAGACGTCAAGGAGCTGTACTATTACCTGGACAGCACGCCGACCCACTCGTACATGAAGATGTTGTACAAGTACCCCCAGGCCCCTTACCCCTACCAAAAACTAAAAGACACAAACGCCCGGCGCACCCGGGAGGAGCCGGAATACGAGCTCATGGACACGGGGGTGTTCGACCACGACGCGTATTTCGACGTCTTTATAGAATATGCGAAAGCCGGACCCGAAGACATCCTCGTCCGTATCACGGCGCATAACCGCGGCCGTAGGGCGGCTTCCCTGGACCTGTTGCCCACCCTTTGGTTCCGCAACACCTGGAGTTGGGAGGAGCATTCGTACAAACCGGGCATGGGGCTTGGCAACGGCGGCATTGCGGTTGTCCACAAAGACGTGGGCGTAAAGACGTGTTTTTTCGAGGAAGGGGGCGAGGCCCTTTTTTGCAACAACGAGACCAACCCGCACCGGCTTTTTGGAAACGACACCCCCGAATCGTTTTACAAGGACGGTGTCCACGAACACGTGGTACACGGCCTGCCCACCGTCGATCCCAGGCGGATGGGCACCAAGGCCGCCCTTCGCTACGCCCTGTATATCCCCGGCCGGAAAAGCCGGACCATCCGGCTGCGGCTCTCGCCGCGGGACCTGGAGGCCGGGGCGTATGATGCTTTTGCGGACTTTGACGAGGTCTTTGCGGCGCGTATCCGCGAGGCCGACGACTTTTACGCAGACCTGCAACAACGCGTGGCGGATGAAGACCACCGGCTCATCCAGCGGCAGGCCCTGGGCGGTATTCTTTGGAACAAACAATTCTACTACTATAACGTCCAGCAATGGCTGGCCGGCGATCCCGCCAAACCCAAACCGCCGGAGTCCCGGCTGTCCGGGCGCAACTACGATTGGAAACACCTCCACAACGACGACATCATCTCCATGCCCGACAAGTGGGAGTACCCCTGGTACGCCAACTGGGACCTGGCGTTCCAGTGCGTGACGCTGGCGCTGGTGGATCTTGATTTTGCCCAGCATCAATTGGAGCTCCTGACCAAAGACTGGTACATCCATCCCAACGGGAAGATGCCCGCGTATGAATGGTCGTTTAACGACGCCAACCCACCCGTTTTTGCCTGGGCCACCTGGGAAGTGTATCGCATGGGCAAGGAGGCGGGCGGCGGCCGGGGAGACCGCGAATTTCTGGAAGGCATGTTTCACAAACTGCTGGTCAACTTTACCTGGTGGGTCAACCGGAAGGATACCCGCGGCCACAACATCTTCGAGGGTGGTTTTCTCGGGCTCGACAATATCGGCGTCTTTGACCGCAGCATGGTCCTGGAGGACGGCATCCTGGAACAGGCCGACGCCACGAGCTGGATGACCCTTTTTGCGCTGAACATGCTCCGCATATCCATAGAGCTGTCGCACGCCAACAAGCGTTACCTGGACATGTCGAGCAAGTTCTTTAGCCACTTCCTCTATATGGCCGGCGCCATCGATATTATGGGGGATGGCATGAGCAGCTTATGGGACAGGGAGGACCGTTTCTTTTATGACCAGGTGCGCCGTTTCGACATGAGCACGGTCCGGCTAAAGGTGCGGAGCATGGTGGGCCTCATCCCGCTCTTCGCGGTGGACGTCATCGACCGCCGGGCGCTGAACAGCGAGCCCGAGTTTCTCCGTCACGTGGATTGGTTCCTGGAAAACCGCCCCGACCTCCTTGCCCTGGTCACGCGCTGGGCCGGTGAAGCGTTTGAAGACCGGCACCTCCTGAGCCTTGTGCGGGACCGCCGGTTAAAAAGCGTGTTGCGCCGCATGCTGGACGAGGGAGAATTCCTTAGTCCATCCGGCATCCGGTCCCTGTCCAAGGCCCACGAAGAAGAACCGTATTTGTATGCCCACACCGACCGCACCTTTGGCGTGCGTTACCTGCCGGGCGAAAGCGACAACGATATGTACGGCGGCAACTCCAACTGGAGGGGCCCCGTTTGGATGCCCGTCAACTATATGCTCGTGCGCAGCCTCCATCGCTTCAAGGACTTTTACGGGGATCGTCTCCGGGTCCCCCATCCCACGGGCAGTGGTGAATACCACGACCTGGGCGAGGTCGCCCGGGACCTCAGTCTCCGGCTGATCGGTTTGTTTGCCCGGGATGCCAGCGGCCGCCGCAAGGTGTTTGGCCGCCGCGAGAAATTCCAGACGGATCCCCACTTTAAGGACTACATTCTTTTCCATGAATACTTTCACGGGGAGACCGGGGAGGGGCTCGGCGCCAGTCATCAGACCGGGTGGACGGCGTTAGTGGCCAACCTCATACAGATGCACTGGGATATTTGA
- a CDS encoding saccharopine dehydrogenase C-terminal domain-containing protein — MEPSRHILLFGAGKSATGLIDFLTRQPGLFVTVVDAREETALAKTKGAPGTRAVGLDVLAEAEKRLALVREAGVVISLMPPTLHQLIASDCLSIGRHLLTASYIDDAMRVLEPEVRAKGLLFLCEMGLDPGIDHMSAMSLLDGIRGEVLSFRSHCGGLVAPSSDDNPWHYKISWNPRNVVLAGKAGARFREAGVDRQVAYEALFDPGRRVAIPGLGELAWYPNRDSLPYASLYGLEHVPTFIRTTLRHPDFCKGWNKVIGLRLTDETPAYDTDGLSLAEFFRIHCPGAAPDEQMEYLGWNDATEINRGRCSAADVLQFALETKLTLKEHDRDMVVMLHEIEYREQGGVKTIASSLVVEGTDATHTAMAKTVGLPLGIAAMLLLEGRLKLRGLHIPTLPDIYTPVLERLEREGIAFT, encoded by the coding sequence ATGGAACCATCAAGGCACATTCTCCTGTTTGGCGCCGGCAAATCCGCCACGGGCCTCATCGATTTCCTGACCCGGCAACCGGGCCTGTTCGTGACGGTCGTCGACGCCCGGGAAGAAACGGCACTGGCCAAAACCAAGGGCGCGCCGGGAACGAGGGCCGTCGGCCTGGACGTCCTTGCGGAAGCGGAGAAACGCCTCGCCCTCGTCCGGGAGGCGGGCGTCGTGATTTCCCTCATGCCGCCCACCTTGCACCAGCTCATCGCGTCCGACTGTCTCAGCATTGGCCGTCACCTGCTCACCGCCTCCTACATCGATGACGCGATGCGTGTGTTGGAGCCGGAGGTGCGGGCCAAGGGGTTACTTTTCCTTTGCGAAATGGGCCTCGACCCGGGGATTGACCACATGAGCGCCATGAGCCTCCTGGACGGGATCCGCGGCGAGGTGCTTAGTTTCCGCTCGCACTGCGGCGGCTTGGTGGCCCCGTCGAGCGATGACAATCCCTGGCACTACAAAATCAGCTGGAACCCCCGCAACGTCGTGCTGGCCGGCAAGGCCGGCGCGCGTTTCCGCGAAGCGGGTGTCGACCGCCAGGTCGCCTACGAGGCACTCTTCGACCCCGGTCGCCGGGTCGCCATACCCGGGCTGGGTGAGCTGGCCTGGTACCCTAACCGGGATTCCCTCCCCTACGCCTCCCTGTATGGTCTGGAGCACGTGCCCACGTTTATACGCACCACGTTGAGACACCCGGACTTTTGCAAGGGCTGGAACAAGGTGATCGGGCTGCGGCTGACCGACGAGACACCGGCTTATGATACCGATGGGTTGTCGCTGGCCGAATTCTTCCGGATACACTGCCCGGGTGCCGCGCCCGACGAACAAATGGAATACCTGGGCTGGAACGACGCCACGGAAATCAACCGCGGCCGCTGCAGCGCCGCAGACGTACTTCAATTTGCATTGGAAACGAAGCTGACGTTAAAAGAACACGACAGGGACATGGTCGTGATGTTGCACGAGATCGAGTACCGGGAACAGGGCGGGGTCAAAACAATCGCGTCCTCGCTGGTCGTAGAAGGCACCGACGCCACCCATACCGCCATGGCCAAAACCGTAGGCCTCCCCCTGGGCATCGCCGCCATGCTGTTGCTGGAAGGGCGGTTAAAGCTAAGGGGCCTGCACATCCCCACCCTACCCGATATCTACACCCCCGTGCTGGAACGACTGGAACGCGAAGGCATCGCCTTTACTTAG